One region of Armigeres subalbatus isolate Guangzhou_Male chromosome 3, GZ_Asu_2, whole genome shotgun sequence genomic DNA includes:
- the LOC134219737 gene encoding USP6 N-terminal-like protein isoform X3, whose product MTEEELIEKRNLLERANDEREAIFKRYDRGRKNIDIDAWDDPAFEIYTQADRYGFLQPEKEQKFRDDLEVARRKQIEVERTKKWLKMRDKWSTAETKERLQRRVMKGIPDRLRAAIWKLFLNLDQTLRENVGVYDKMLKFARQYSPDIRQIDFDVNRQFRNHINYRERYSVKQQSLFRVLAAYSMYNMEVGYCQGMSTVAGVLLMYFDEEDTFWALNALLSNERYAMHGLYVEGFPKLMRFLQHHDKILTKCMPKVKKHLDKHGVDSVLYSLKWFFVIFIERIPFSLCLRVWDIYMLYGERVLTAMAYTILKIHKVKLLRMKDMDQITEFLQTILYKSFGYDDDTVIKTLQLSMLELKKLNLDKLPPAPDNEFPKVPFGQFIEPSLDAKIGHRNEKFTERETELKETVLYRSESKNDEDDEEGNHVGQNGHRNADGDDDDRTERDCDDITEEDDAYSNLNTGVSMSSLRTIQSFTTLDTSTSLATSLNSLVIIDSFDENCDNMIEEITRL is encoded by the exons ATGACGGAGGAAGAACTGATCGAAAAACGAAACCTGCTGGAGCGTGCGAATGACGAACGGGAAGCAATTTTCAAACGATACGACCGGGGGAGAAAGAACATAGACATCGATGCGTGGGACGATCCGGCCTTCGAAATCTACACGCAAGCCGATCGGTATGGCTTTTTGCAACCGGAAAAGGAGCAGAAGTTTCGGGACGATCTGGAGGTGGCACGACGAAAACAGATCGAAGTGGAACGGACGAAAAAATGGCTCAAGATGAGAGATAAATGGAGTACCGCGGAAACTAAGGAACGACTACAACGGAGAGTCATGAAAGGTATTCCGGATCGGTTGAGAGCGGCTATCTGGAAGCTGTTCCTTAATCTTGATCAAACGTTAAGGGAAAATGTCGGCGTGTATGATAAGATGTTGAAGTTCGCGCGGCAATACAGTCCCGACATTCGGCAGATAGATTTCGACGTGAATAGGCAGTTTCGCAACCATATAAACTATCGTGAGCGGTACAGTGTGAAACAGCAGAGCTTGTTTCGGGTACTGGCTGCGTATAGTATGTACAACATGGAGGTTGGATATTGCCAAGGCATGTCGACGGTTGCCGGCGTGCTACTGATGTACTTTGACGAGGAAGATACGTTCTGGGCGTTGAACGCGTTGCTCTCCAATGAACGCTATGCCATGCACGGGCTGTATGTGGAAGGTTTCCCCAAGTTGATGCGGTTCCTGCAACATCATGACAAAATCTTGACGAAATGTATGCCAAAAGTAAAGAAGCATTTAGACAAACACGGAGTAGATTCCGTGCTGTACTCGTTGAAGTGGTTTTTCGTTATCTTCATTGAAAGG ATACCGTTCAGTCTGTGCCTACGAGTATGGGACATCTATATGCTGTACGGCGAGCGTGTTCTTACGGCAATGGCCTACACCATTCTCAAGATTCACAAGGTAAAGCTACTTCGAATGAAGGACATGGATCAGATCACCGAGTTCCTGCAGACGATACTGTACAAAAGTTTCGGCTACGATGACGATACTGTGATAAAGACGCTCCAGCTCTCAATGCTTGAGCTGAAGAAACTAAACCTGGACAAGCTGCCGCCTGCCCCGGACAACGAGTTCCCCAAGGTTCCGTTTGGGCAGTTCATCGAGCCTAGTTTAGATGCCaag ATCGGACACCGGAACGAGAAGTTCACCGAACGAGAGACAGAATTGAAGGAAACGGTACTGTACCGAAGCGAGTCGAAGAATGATGAAGATGACGAGGAGGGAAACCACGTGGGTCAGAATGGCCATCGCAATGCGGACGGTGACGATGACGATCGAACCGAGCGGGACTGTGATGATATCACCGAGGAGGACGATGCTTACAGTAATCTCAATACAG